DNA sequence from the Butyricimonas faecalis genome:
GCTGGAAGTTTGAGTGAGGCGAATGTCGCTTACGAGGAGTATAGTGCGGCTCGTAATCTCACGTATACTCCAATGTCGGAATCAGATAGACAGGAGAGGGTATTGTGGGAATATATACGGGAATTTGCAGCCGAGGGGCAAAATTTCTTCACGTATAAGCGTTTTGCCGTGAAACGGATGTTGTGGCAGAATAGTGAAGCGGAAGATTGTGGCGAGGAGCAGTATGTATTGCCATTACCCCCGAGTGAATACAAGAAAAGATAATAAAAAACAGATGGTTATGAAAAAGTTACTTATAGCATTGGTAATCGGGTTAATCGGGTATGCCTGTTCGGAAGAGAAAGTAGGGGTGTATTCTTTGGAACGTGATTACATTTATTTCCAGTACGAGTCGTCAAGATTGGGTACGACAATGAATGTTGCGGATAGTGTGTATCTATATTACAATTCTTCTTCGGTTAGCGTGAATTCGTCACGACAACGGGATACGTTCTTTTTCAGAGTAAAGGTTGCCGGTATGGCAAGAAGTGTGGATCGCAAGATTAATATAGAACCGTATAGTTTCTTGACGAATGGTAGAGAGGAAGCGATAGCGGGAGTGAATTACGTGGCTTTTGATGATCCGGAGATGGAGAAATGTTGTGTCGTTCCCGCTGATTCCGTGAGTGTGAATATTCCGATCATTGTTACTTATAATCCGGCAATAGCAGGGAGTTATAAAGGTTTTATGCTAGCTTTTAAACTGGTCGATTCAGACGATTTTGAAATAATGGCGACTAATCCTAATCTTAGTGCTAATCCGGCACGTACTCATGCTTTCGTGCAATTTACTCAGAGTAATTAATCGTTATTAATTGATATTGTCGTAATTTCCTTCACGGTCGATGTTTTCATTGACCGTGAGGAAGTTTATTGACATGTACTGATGTTTTAAAGATTTTAAATTATAGGACATGAAAAAGTTTGTATCGTTATTTACTGGTATGTTGATGATAGTGTCTGTGTTCGCACAGACTAATTTTCAAGAGTTGACGTTGGAGAAAGCCTTGGAGAAAGCGAAGAGCGAGCATAAGAAAGTTTTCGTGGATTGTTACACGTCATGGTGCGGACCGTGTAAAATGATGGCGGAGAAGGTGCTTCCCTTAAAAGAGGTGGGCGAGTATATGAACGAACGTTTTGTGTGTATCAAAGTAGACATGGAGAAAGGGGAAGGACCGGATCTCGCCCGAAAATATAAGGTTACGGCTTACCCGACTTTTCTGGTATTGCAGACGGATGGCAGTTTGATGCAACGTGTCGTCGGTGGCACGTTGGACGGGAAAGAGTTTATTCAGAAAGTGGATGCCGCTTTTGATGAAAATTCGGCTGCTAATTTGGAAGCCGAATACGTCGCGGGAAATCGTGAGATGAATTTCTTGTTGAAATACACGAAAGCTTTGATTACGGCTTGTGATTTGGATAAAGCGAAAGCCGTGGCGCAGGACATCATTGGTTCGTTGGAAGATAGCCAGAAATGTACGGAGCCTTACTGGTTTATTTACGAGGACATAAGTTTGTCACCAATGGGCTCCGGGAATATGAATTATTTCTTGAAACACACGGAGCAATTTCGTGAAGGTGTTGGCGTCGAGAAAGTAGATAAGAAATTAGTTTCTTTATTTGATTTGCAATTGGAGGAGATTATCCGTGGAAAAAATACGACCGCCACTTTGGCTGATGTTGAAGATATCCAAAAAACATTGGATGCTTATAAATTAACTGGACAGGATTATTTGTACGAGTATATAGAGTTAATCAAAGGAATGAAAATGGGAAACACAGATAAGGTGTTGGAAATGTGTAAGAGGGTGTTCCCGAAAATGGCAGACGAAAAGATTGCTTATCTGTATTTTATGCCGATTCTGAGTTTGAAGGGGAAATGGAACGACAAGCAGAAAGAAGAATTGGATACATTGACCGAACAGTTGGCAGAACAGGTTGAAATGTCTACTCTTAAAGCATCCTTGCGTAATTTCAAGACAGCAATTGCTCGGTTGTAAAGAAATCAGGAAACTTTTTATTTAACGTAGATGAAAAAGGACATGGTGATCGAGTGTTCAATTTCTCAGGATATTGTACAAATATTAAATACTTTGGTATGAAGAAATGGTTGATAATTTTTAGTTTATTGTGTCCAGTTATGGGGGTGGCGCAGATGAAGGCAGGGCTTGTGCCAGTACGGGATACTGCAGAATTGAAAGTCGGAGATCGAGTTCCGAATTTTGTTTTTCGTGATACAGCTAATCGGGAAGTGTCTTTAAAACAATTTCGAGGAAAATACGTGGTAATTGACGTGTGGGCATCGTGGTGTTACCCTTGTAAGCAAGAGTTCCCTACTCTGACAAAATTGGCTGAACGATATAAGGAGAAAAAAATCGTTTTCGTGAGTCTTTCTTGTGACACGGAGGAGCAACGTTGGCGGAATGAGTTGTGGTGGGGAAAAATGCGTGGTAACCAGTGGTGGATTGCGGGTGATGAATCTTCGATGATTGCTTTTCGAGTGAGAGCGATTCCCCGGTTAATATTGTTGGATAAAAAGGGACGGATTGTGGACTTGAAATTGCCAAAACCTTCCGATTCTAGGTTTGAAAAGATGCTAGAAGACTTGAAAGGAATGTAATGGTAGCAGTTTTTTATAAATCTAGGAGAATCTTGTTTTAGCCTTCTTTTATTTTTGGAAATGTGGGAACGGTTTTTAGAAAAGATGAAGCCAAAGATTAAATTATTTTGGACGAGATTGACATCATACTGGATTTTTTGGGGTACTGGCATAAGTTTACTTGTTGGATAAGTCAACTTTTTTAGAATAGA
Encoded proteins:
- a CDS encoding DUF4843 domain-containing protein; this translates as MKKLLIALVIGLIGYACSEEKVGVYSLERDYIYFQYESSRLGTTMNVADSVYLYYNSSSVSVNSSRQRDTFFFRVKVAGMARSVDRKINIEPYSFLTNGREEAIAGVNYVAFDDPEMEKCCVVPADSVSVNIPIIVTYNPAIAGSYKGFMLAFKLVDSDDFEIMATNPNLSANPARTHAFVQFTQSN
- a CDS encoding thioredoxin family protein; this encodes MKKFVSLFTGMLMIVSVFAQTNFQELTLEKALEKAKSEHKKVFVDCYTSWCGPCKMMAEKVLPLKEVGEYMNERFVCIKVDMEKGEGPDLARKYKVTAYPTFLVLQTDGSLMQRVVGGTLDGKEFIQKVDAAFDENSAANLEAEYVAGNREMNFLLKYTKALITACDLDKAKAVAQDIIGSLEDSQKCTEPYWFIYEDISLSPMGSGNMNYFLKHTEQFREGVGVEKVDKKLVSLFDLQLEEIIRGKNTTATLADVEDIQKTLDAYKLTGQDYLYEYIELIKGMKMGNTDKVLEMCKRVFPKMADEKIAYLYFMPILSLKGKWNDKQKEELDTLTEQLAEQVEMSTLKASLRNFKTAIARL
- a CDS encoding TlpA family protein disulfide reductase, producing MKKWLIIFSLLCPVMGVAQMKAGLVPVRDTAELKVGDRVPNFVFRDTANREVSLKQFRGKYVVIDVWASWCYPCKQEFPTLTKLAERYKEKKIVFVSLSCDTEEQRWRNELWWGKMRGNQWWIAGDESSMIAFRVRAIPRLILLDKKGRIVDLKLPKPSDSRFEKMLEDLKGM